The Gossypium hirsutum isolate 1008001.06 chromosome D07, Gossypium_hirsutum_v2.1, whole genome shotgun sequence genome includes the window CCGAGGTTGCCGTAGTATGTGTGCTTTCTTGTGAAAAGTTCAATGAAAAATCTTTACAGCTTTAGGGTAATGGCATACTCAATTCTGTTCGGTTCAACTCGATTAGATTTGACATTTATATAGGCTTTTCCTGCTCTTTTAGTTCTCAACATGCTGTCACATCTTACTGAAAATTTGAATACAAATTTAGTTAGCATCATCAACATCTAGTATTTTGATTTAGGGTAGGATTTGTAACTttgattttcatttaaatttccaatttttttGAGCCCTTTGAATCTTTGGTGTACCCAACTATGATGGAACAAAGAACCCCAAATTTTCTATTGGGTCGATGAAAAAGTACCATTTGACCCATTATCTGATCCAAAGCCCACTTTCCCCACACCACTTGACCCAGTCATTCAGTCCACCATAACCTCATCAATTTGTGTGGCAAAGAATGAGATAACCTTCTGCAAAACTTCAAGCTCACCATCTccacaaaaaattgaaaaaaaaaaccccaccttttttcctttcaatttgCACAACACAATCTCACATCGTATCGACATCTAAAACTCAAAAGAGTCTGTCATTTCCCTTACTTCCTCAAACCAGAAGCCATGGCCAGCATGATAATGGCTTCCTCAAAGCCTGTAATCTCCATTGCTGCTTCATCATCCTTCTTTTCCAAACCCAAACTCAAACAAATCCCACAACTTTCCCTCCCAAAACTCCCCACCCCAAAGTTCTTGAAAACCCAACAAATCCCCTCACTCTCCTCCACCACTCTCAAATCTATCTCCCTCTTCACAGTCACCACTTTATCCTTTGCCCCACCTTCTCTTGCTGCAGAAATAGAAAAGGCCGCTCTTTTCGATTTCAACTTAACCCTCCCCATCATGATGGTCCAGTTCTTGTTCCTCATGTTTGCTCTTGACAAGGTCTACTTTACCCCACTCGGGAAATTCATGGATGAGAGAGATGCTGCCATAAAGGAGAAACTTGCCAGTGTGAAGGACACGTCTGAGGAAGTGAAGCAACTTGAAGAACAAGCAGCGGCTATTATGAGAGCTGCAAGGGCTGAGATTGCAGCCGCTTTGAACAAGATGAAGAAGGAGACTCAGTTGGAAGTTGAGGAGAAACTGGCTGAAGGGAGGAAGAAAGTTGAGGTTGAATTGCAGGAGGCTTTGGCTAATTTGGAGAATCAAAAAGAAGAGACTATCAAGTCACTTGATTCCCAGATTGCTGCTCTCAGTCAGGATATTGTCAAGAAGGTGCTTCCTCTCTAAAATCCCACTTCatatttggtttaattttgagTCAATAATGTTTATATAGTTTTGAAACCATCTGTGTATTTAATATGATTTTGAATTGTAGAACAAGGGACAACTTTCTGTACTCCAATGAAATCTGaaccctttattttttatttatggattttaatttaCCTGCCAAAGGCGCCAGTTATTCAAGTTCCTAACTTCCGTAAGATGATTGAAAGTTAGCAACTTTAGAAACTTAAATGGGGCTATGCTCGTGTGGTTGCTTTATGTTCTGATTTAAATTCATCTATGAACTAGTTTTTCTTCAAGTGATAatcaattttgggttttttttttttgggggggggtgtTGGTTTACTAGTTTAAGTATTCATCAAGGAAGCCAAAGGATTTAGGATGCTTTGAATACTACAATCAGCCACATTCGAGCAAGAGAAATTGGTTCCTTGGAATGGCCGCTTGGACTTACCAGTGATTTTCATAGATGAAAACTGAACATTAACCAATGACAAAGCAAATATCACCCAATGAATCTGTGGGAGAAAAGAACAGTTTCAGAACCTATACTGTTCTTGCTGCCTCGAATGAAAATGATTGGCCAAAAGTTTGCACAATTTGGTTGGTTAAATGCTCAAATTGAGCCAAAGATTACCCGCACAAGGGTAATGattaaataaaggaaaagaaaatttgaatgtGTTAAAATAAGGATTTTTCTGTGACTTTTGTAGTTCATACATGAGCTGCATTTGTGAAACTAAAATGGCATTTTTTTAATGCTGacgtataattttttaaaaaatataataaaaagccAACTCGGAAATTATGTAAtactaaaaacaaaaaagaaatttatttctttaatctTAGGTTCTCATATTTAGTAGGTTAAATGTTCAAATTGGTGCTCAACTTTTTAAGGGGTTGTTTAcattacaattaatttttttaaaatattcatagAAGGATTTAACCTTTATCAAAGTGCTCAAATGAATGTCAAACATTTCAAAGTGCTTAAATAAGAGTCAAACTTTTTGAAAGTGCTCAAATAAATTACGTCTCAAATTATGTTGTTattatcttcttttattttcaagtaatatctaattcaactatcatgtattttattttaaatatgttagaaTTCATCTAATTTTTACTCAAATTGGATTGAAGTGTGtgtaaaattcttatttaaacatttttatagaAGTTAGGcgttatataaatattttgaaagatTTGACTTTTATATGAGTAATCCTTAAGAACTCTAGTATCCAACTTATTCGAAAATAATACTAAATCTTCAACAACCCTCAACTTTTTTTTGGTTGAAAAGGGAATATCAATACATTAATAAAAACTAGTTAATAGTTCGATACAAACAAACCCCATTGGCATCAATTAGGAGCAACGGGACTAAAGTAGGAGAGTTGCAAATGCATAAAAAAAACATTCGAGGGAGGCACAAGTTGAAAATCCCTCCCAAGCGTGTCAGTACACATGTTTCCGTTTCTCAAGCCATGTTTGATAGTCCTAGAAGTCATACTATTCATCAATTAAATGAGACAAAACTAAATTTAGTAGAGGCAATGATAGACGTGAAGTATATGAAAGAGGTTGCATCCACCTCAAGTTAGTTGAGGAAAGCGAAAATAATGAAAGCAGGTAATTGAGTTTGAATTAC containing:
- the LOC121219246 gene encoding ATP synthase subunit b', chloroplastic — its product is MASMIMASSKPVISIAASSSFFSKPKLKQIPQLSLPKLPTPKFLKTQQIPSLSSTTLKSISLFTVTTLSFAPPSLAAEIEKAALFDFNLTLPIMMVQFLFLMFALDKVYFTPLGKFMDERDAAIKEKLASVKDTSEEVKQLEEQAAAIMRAARAEIAAALNKMKKETQLEVEEKLAEGRKKVEVELQEALANLENQKEETIKSLDSQIAALSQDIVKKVLPL